A region from the Geobacillus vulcani PSS1 genome encodes:
- a CDS encoding S41 family peptidase, producing the protein MTVMQRWAAALLLFAAPFLAWSPPAEAATASTKVLEEVRELVRQYYVEPVSDRVLKASTPQDIVKQLDPYSAYMTKQEYEEFLKWIDMESVGIGVMVEEDEDGVHILSVLDNGPAARAGLQPGDVIRAVDGQPVTNETMEKVLSLIAGEEGTTVAVTVWRPSTEETVSVTIKREKIDWPNVEFKRLAGNIGYIQLYSFDETAPSEIERAIRSLSGVKGWILDLRDNPGGYVETAQQIAGFFPNVKQAFQLRDRSNRPEVYAAVKQPVQMTGPIRLLVNASSASASEMLAAAVKEQKAAVLYGQRTFGKGSMQEMFELSDGSMLKLTVAHFFSPKGTPIHHVGVKPDVPTVVGKELYAAHRDLLIGQLKGYQSLGKLRNAPVDKTFVVRFSRPLANTAVSGVKLYQLGGQEAAVTAQIRRGTELVIKPAAKLAKGQSYLLVIPPVLKSKDGVAMKKGAYMEIQTTK; encoded by the coding sequence ATGACGGTGATGCAACGATGGGCGGCGGCTCTTCTGTTGTTTGCGGCTCCATTTTTGGCTTGGAGCCCACCGGCGGAGGCGGCGACGGCGTCAACGAAGGTGCTCGAAGAAGTGCGGGAGTTGGTTCGTCAGTATTATGTTGAACCCGTAAGCGATCGAGTGCTGAAAGCCAGCACCCCGCAAGATATTGTCAAACAGCTTGACCCGTATTCTGCCTATATGACAAAACAAGAATACGAGGAATTTTTGAAGTGGATTGACATGGAGTCTGTCGGCATCGGCGTGATGGTTGAGGAAGATGAGGACGGCGTCCACATCCTGTCTGTCTTGGACAATGGACCAGCCGCCCGCGCCGGGCTGCAGCCGGGCGATGTGATTCGGGCGGTTGACGGGCAGCCGGTAACAAATGAGACTATGGAAAAAGTATTGAGCTTGATCGCAGGGGAAGAAGGAACGACGGTGGCCGTAACCGTTTGGCGGCCGTCGACCGAGGAAACCGTCAGTGTCACCATCAAGCGGGAAAAAATCGACTGGCCGAACGTTGAGTTCAAACGGCTGGCAGGGAATATCGGCTATATTCAGCTATATAGTTTTGATGAGACAGCTCCCAGTGAAATCGAACGCGCCATCCGCTCCTTAAGCGGAGTGAAAGGGTGGATTTTGGACCTTCGGGACAATCCGGGGGGATATGTCGAAACAGCGCAGCAAATCGCCGGCTTTTTCCCAAATGTGAAGCAAGCGTTTCAGTTGCGCGACCGTTCGAATCGCCCAGAAGTGTATGCTGCTGTCAAACAGCCGGTGCAAATGACGGGTCCGATCCGGTTGCTTGTCAATGCGTCGAGCGCGAGCGCGTCGGAAATGTTGGCGGCGGCGGTGAAGGAGCAAAAGGCGGCCGTTTTGTACGGCCAGCGGACGTTTGGCAAAGGATCGATGCAGGAAATGTTTGAGCTGTCGGACGGCAGCATGTTGAAGTTGACCGTCGCCCACTTTTTCTCGCCAAAAGGGACGCCGATTCATCATGTCGGGGTGAAGCCGGATGTGCCGACGGTCGTTGGGAAAGAGCTGTACGCCGCTCACCGCGATTTGCTGATTGGCCAGCTGAAAGGGTATCAGTCGCTCGGCAAGCTGCGCAATGCGCCGGTCGATAAGACGTTTGTCGTCCGCTTCTCTCGTCCGCTCGCCAATACCGCGGTAAGCGGAGTGAAATTGTATCAATTAGGCGGACAGGAAGCAGCGGTGACGGCGCAAATCCGTCGGGGGACGGAGCTGGTGATCAAACCGGCAGCGAAGCTGGCCAAAGGGCAGAGCTATTTATTGGTCATTCCGCCGGTGTTGAAAAGCAAAGACGGCGTGGCGATGAAAAAAGGTGCTTACATGGAGATTCAAACTACGAAATAA